In one window of Notolabrus celidotus isolate fNotCel1 chromosome 17, fNotCel1.pri, whole genome shotgun sequence DNA:
- the LOC117828765 gene encoding sialic acid-binding Ig-like lectin 12 produces the protein MSVPSFLSVSMSANMFLIVLFVPGARTQCPAWSGLFITSPQRMEALNGSCLLIPCNFSSKYENQFVSTRETSGLWFKENQITYFPRNVVFDSSGAVLKYPINITGDLKEKNCTTLFSNVNATFKGIYYFRIMNWPFRANAICDPLNITVRDSPRSPRIEIPGDLKEEESVTITCSALTPCPHSPPKLTWSLQSDSLNNMEENTDGTFTTQIQESITLSEHHDGYNITCSATYPVNEGRDVRTAEETKTLNVSYAPKNTSVSISPSGLVSAGTLVNLTCSSRAKPPVSRFTWFRISNNRPVNVSEGESYSLNVTEGGVYYCVATSHLGNGTSEKINLTLKDEGFSSISLIWKAVVGGIFGIIVFICLLLLVWRFKSKGPSPQQTQIQTGARMPAEEPAVKTEEEEEEQHIHYGEIDFSKLRHEPSSDSVQDRGQQQDTVYAQVKVSETTNNQTQSADSTEGLYAEVKKRTEPSGGVTPDT, from the exons ATGAGTGTCCCGTCATTCCTGTCAGTGAGCATGTCAGCCAACATGTTTCTGATTGTCCTCTTTGTGCCAG GGGCTCGGACTCAGTGCCCTGCATGGTCAGGTCTCTTCATCACTTCACCTCAGAGGATGGAGGCTCTGAATGGATCTTGTTTGCTGATCCCGTGTAACTTCAGCTCTAAATATGAAAATCAGTTTGTCAGCACAAGAGAAACATCTGGACTGTGGTTCAAAGAAAACCAAATTACATACTTTCCAAGAAATGTGGTTTTTGACAGTAGTGGAGCAGTTCTCAAATATCCAATCAACATAACTGGAGACCTGAAGGAGAAAAACTGCACCACTCTGTTCTCCAACGTCAATGCAACATTTAAAGGCATTTACTACTTCAGGATCATGAACTGGCCATTCAGGGCAAATGCTATATGTGACCCTCTGAACATAACAGTGAGAG ATTCTCCTCGGAGCCCCAGAATAGAGATCCCAGGagacctgaaggaggaggagtctgtCACTATAACCTGCTCAGCTCTCACTCCCTGTCCACACTCTCCTCCTAAACTCACCTGGAGTCTCCAAAGTGACTCtctcaacaacatggaggaaaacacagatggaACCTTTACAACTCAAATCCAGGAGAgcatcactctgtcagagcacCATGATGGATACAACATCACCTGTTCTGCCACATATCCTGTGAATGAAGGCAGAGATgtgaggacagcagaggagacaaagactCTCAATGTTTCAT ATGCTCCTAAAAACACCTCAGTGTCCATCAGTCCATCAGGTTTGGTGTCAGCAGGTACCCTGGTTAACCTGACCTGCTCCAGCAGAGCCAAGCCTCCTGTCAGCAGGTTCACCTGGTTCAGGATCAGCAACAACAGACCTGTGAACGTATCTGAGGGAGAGTCTTACAGCCTTAATGTGACTGAAGGAGGAGTTTATTACTGCGTGGCCACAAGTCATCTTGGTAATGGAACTTCAGAGAAGATAAATCTGACTCTTAAAGATGAAG GCTTCTCCAGTATTTCTCTAATATGGAAAGCAGTGGTTGGAGGTATCTTTGGGATCATTGTGTTCATCTGTCTGCTTCTCTTAGTTTG GCGTTTCAAATCTAAAGGTCCAAGTCCACAACAGACTCAG ATTCAAACAGGGGCCCGGATGCCTGCCGAAGAACCTGcagtaaaaacagaggaagaagaagaagaacaacacaTCCATTATGGAGAGATAGACTTCTCCAAACTGAGACATGAACCATCCTCTGACTCAGTGCAGGACAGAGGACAGCAGCAGGACACAGTGTACGCACAGGTCAAAGTGTCTGAGacaacaaacaaccaaacacagaGTGCTGACAGCACAGAGGGTCTCTATGCAGAAGTAAAGAAAAGAACTGAACCAAGCGGAGGGGTGACACCTGATACATGA
- the LOC117829319 gene encoding LOW QUALITY PROTEIN: sialic acid-binding Ig-like lectin 12 (The sequence of the model RefSeq protein was modified relative to this genomic sequence to represent the inferred CDS: deleted 1 base in 1 codon), with translation MRVSVVLSVEMLPAYILLSAFSLSGAVATSRCGAHLFISTPQRMEALNGTCLLIPCNFSAKDGHEFDSTRETSGIWIKNDPDFQQNPHNVIFDSNRPHNTYPMNITGDLREKNCTTLFDNINTEYPDRYYFRIEHPSFRATANCDPVIIKIHGSPRSPRIIEIPAGDLKEEESVTITCSALTPCQHSPPKLTWSLQRDSLNNMEENTDGTFTTQIQRSITLSEHHDGNNITCSATYPVNEGRDVRTAEETKTLSVSYVPKNTSVSISPSGLVSAGTLVNLTCSSRAKPPVSRFTWFRISNNRPVNVSEGEFYSLNVTEAGVYHCVATNYLGNQTSSSMPLTIIRVEVLPDSSLQWEAVVGGIFGIIVFICLLLLVWRFKSKGPSPQQTQIQTGEQMSAEEPAVKTEEEEEQQHIHYGEIDFSKLRHEPSSDSVQDRGQQQDTVYTQVKVSETTNNQTQSADSTEGLYAEPSSAAAREPWASQALKASFFSLTASFTAGVHHRVLGLLPRQAPMAFKPQPLAATSAMDALNMAHLDSMSPTSPRMPMRNPSRGVFTVDYVGIEVPQKNHGVVQLGSLPEP, from the exons ATGAGGGTCTCTGTGGTCCTGTCTGTGGAAATGTTGCCAGCCTACATTTTACTGAGTGCCTTCTCTCTGTCAG GTGCTGTGGCTACAAGTCGTTGTGGAGCACATCTCTTCATCTCCACACCTCAGAGGATGGAAGCTCTGAATGGAACTTGTTTGCTGATCCCGTGTAACTTCAGCGCTAAAGATGGACATGAGTTTGATAGCACAAGAGAGACATCTGGAATATGGATTAAAAATGACCCAGATTTTCAACAGAACCCACATAATGTGATTTTTGACAGTAATAGACCACATAACACCTATCCCATGAATATAACCGGAGACCTGAGGGAGAAAAACTGCACCACTCTGTTTGACAACATTAACACAGAATACCCGGACAGATATTACTTCAGAATTGAACACCCAAGTTTCAGGGCAACAGCTAACTGTGATCCtgttataataaaaattcaTG GTTCTCCTCGGAGCCCCAGAATA ATAGAGATCCCAGCAGGagacctgaaggaggaggagtctgtCACTATAACCTGCTCAGCTCTCACTCCCTGTCAACACTCTCCTCCTAAACTCACATGGAGTCTCCAAAGAGACTCtctcaacaacatggaggaaaacacagatggaACCTTTACAACTCAAATCCAGAGGAgcatcactctgtcagagcacCATGATGGAAACAACATCACCTGTTCTGCCACATATCCTGTGAATGAAGGCAGAGATgtgaggacagcagaggagacaaagactCTCAGTGTTTCAT ATGTTCCTAAAAACACCTCAGTGTCCATCAGTCCATCAGGTTTGGTGTCAGCAGGTACCCTGGTTAACCTGACCTGCTCCAGCAGAGCCAAGCCTCCTGTCAGCAGGTTCACCTGGTTCAGGATCAGCAACAACAGACCTGTGAACGTATCTGAAGGAGAGTTTTACAGCCTTAATGTGACTGAAGCAGGAGTCTATCACTGCGTGGCCACTAATTATCTTGGTAATCAGACATCTTCAAGTATGCCATTGACCATCATCAGAGTTGAAG TTCTTCCTGATAGTTCTCTACAATGGGAAGCAGTGGTTGGAGGTATCTTTGGGATCATTGTGTTCATCTGTCTGCTTCTCTTAGTTTG GCGTTTCAAATCTAAAGGTCCAAGTCCACAACAGACTCAG ATTCAAACAGGTGAACAGATGTCTGCTGAAGAGCCTGcagtaaaaacagaggaagaagaagaacaacaacacaTCCATTATGGAGAGATAGACTTCTCCAAACTGAGACATGAACCATCCTCTGACTCAGTGCAGGACAGAGGACAGCAGCAGGACACAGTGTACACACAGGTCAAAGTGTCTGAGacaacaaacaaccaaacacagaGTGCTGACAGCACCGAGGGTCTCTATGCAGAA CCCTCCTCCGCTGCTGCTAGAGAACCCTGGGCTAGTCAAGCCCTCAAGGCCTCCTTCTTCAGCCTGACGGCTTCCTTCACTGCTGGTGTCCACCACCGGGTTCTTGGGTTACTACCTCGACAAGCACCTATGGCCTTCAAGCCACAACCTCTAGCAGCAACTTCTGCAATGGATGCTTTGAACATGGCCCATTTGGATTCCATGTCCCCAACCTCCCCAAGGATGCCGATGAGAAATCCCTCCAGAG GTGTCTTCACCGTTGACTATGTGGGCATTGAAGTCCCCCAGAAGAACCATGGTGTGGTCCAGCTGGGATCCCTTCCAGAACCCTAG